The following coding sequences lie in one Pectobacterium sp. A5351 genomic window:
- a CDS encoding tyrosine-type recombinase/integrase: protein MKLNARQVETAKPKDKPYKLADGGGMYLEVFPNGTKSWRMKYRIAGKEKRVVFGVYPTITLADARSKRDDAKKLLVNGVDPSAFKQESKQAHIEEVKNTFQEIALEWHNMKVKKWSAGYASDILEAFNKDVFPFIGQRPITDIKPLELLNVLKKMEDRGATEKAKKVRQRCGEVFRYAIVTGRAEYNPAPDLTSAMQGHESTHYPFLTIEELPTFFKALAGYSGSELVVLAARLMIITGVRTGELRGALWSEIDTDKALWEISAERMKMRRPHIVPLSVQALAIIEKIRVMTGNFLLLFPGRNDPGKTISEASINQVFKRIGYTGRVTGHGFRHTMSTVLHEQGYNTAWIETQLAHVDKNAIRGTYNHAQYLDGRREMLQWYADYMDSLENGGNVVHGVFNRHG, encoded by the coding sequence ATGAAGCTCAATGCCAGACAAGTAGAGACTGCCAAGCCCAAAGATAAACCCTACAAGTTAGCAGATGGTGGGGGCATGTATCTGGAGGTGTTCCCTAACGGCACCAAAAGCTGGCGAATGAAATACCGTATCGCCGGTAAAGAAAAACGTGTGGTGTTTGGTGTCTACCCGACCATTACCTTAGCTGATGCCAGAAGCAAAAGAGATGATGCTAAAAAGCTGCTGGTTAATGGCGTTGATCCGAGTGCGTTTAAGCAAGAAAGCAAACAAGCCCACATCGAAGAAGTAAAAAACACCTTTCAGGAAATTGCGCTCGAATGGCACAACATGAAAGTGAAGAAATGGTCTGCGGGATATGCCTCTGACATTCTCGAAGCGTTCAACAAAGATGTTTTCCCGTTCATTGGTCAACGGCCTATTACAGACATTAAACCGCTGGAATTGCTTAATGTGCTTAAAAAGATGGAAGACAGGGGAGCGACTGAGAAAGCCAAGAAAGTGCGTCAGCGGTGTGGTGAAGTGTTTCGCTACGCTATCGTGACAGGCAGGGCTGAGTATAATCCCGCGCCAGATCTCACCAGTGCAATGCAGGGACATGAGTCTACACATTACCCGTTCCTGACGATTGAAGAGCTTCCTACCTTCTTTAAAGCCCTTGCTGGCTACTCTGGTAGTGAGTTGGTGGTGTTAGCCGCCCGACTAATGATCATTACTGGTGTTCGAACGGGGGAATTACGCGGGGCGTTATGGTCTGAAATCGATACTGATAAAGCGCTATGGGAAATTTCTGCTGAACGTATGAAAATGCGCCGCCCTCATATTGTTCCATTATCTGTGCAGGCGTTAGCTATTATTGAAAAAATCAGGGTAATGACGGGGAATTTCCTCTTATTGTTCCCTGGTCGAAATGATCCGGGCAAGACCATTAGCGAAGCCAGTATCAATCAGGTGTTTAAACGTATTGGTTATACAGGTCGCGTTACGGGGCATGGATTCCGCCATACCATGAGCACCGTTCTCCATGAACAGGGCTACAACACCGCATGGATTGAAACCCAACTGGCGCATGTTGATAAGAATGCTATCCGTGGCACTTACAACCATGCTCAATATCTCGATGGCAGACGTGAGATGCTGCAATGGTATGCCGATTATATGGATAGCCTTGAGAACGGTGGCAATGTGGTGCATGGAGTTTTTAATCGGCATGGTTAG
- a CDS encoding tyrosine-type recombinase/integrase has translation MATMITQDRQVANLAPDEGKARIVVSVKSKAGSGLSVESRSGSRTKSWLYRPYLNGKQIKITLGAYPAMTLAQAREAHAEAVELVKQGIDPRYVRKTTKLQNEQMPIFSQLWESWLAFRAESKPIGARTLSDYEGTFRRHLVKGLGSVRVCDLSRALIYEHFIRVRKTSAEGVRKGLILLNMTLDHATLQGFIDHNPARLLKPAMFGASMGKPRERWLPRDELQILWKALGEAGSGGGAIASGGQGIASSVILSQSIANALRLIIFTGVRRSEAVNMRWEQINGDHWTIPETKNGKSHIVTLHPLALTLLKTQRIISTGSWVFESLSKPGFPVTGDAITRALERLRTKYMAEMTPFSPHDLRRTVATGCAEYLDAPERLIELLLNHIPKDRLIRTYQVGQQAEKLRKLFLRWGDFIEHEIIQPNHDVPDNIVAVSFSRK, from the coding sequence ATGGCAACCATGATTACCCAAGACAGACAGGTCGCAAACCTAGCGCCAGACGAAGGGAAAGCCCGTATTGTCGTCAGCGTTAAATCAAAGGCGGGTTCAGGCTTATCAGTCGAATCCCGTTCCGGGAGTCGAACAAAGAGCTGGCTGTACCGCCCTTACCTCAATGGTAAACAAATCAAAATCACCTTGGGTGCTTATCCTGCTATGACGCTGGCTCAAGCGCGTGAAGCGCATGCAGAAGCAGTAGAACTGGTTAAGCAAGGTATCGATCCACGCTACGTCCGAAAAACAACAAAACTACAAAACGAACAAATGCCGATTTTTTCCCAATTGTGGGAAAGCTGGCTGGCATTCAGAGCGGAAAGCAAGCCCATTGGTGCACGCACCCTGTCAGATTACGAGGGAACATTCCGTCGTCATCTGGTAAAAGGTTTAGGTTCAGTAAGGGTCTGTGATTTATCCCGAGCTTTAATCTATGAACACTTCATTCGAGTAAGAAAAACCAGCGCTGAAGGTGTTCGTAAAGGGCTTATCCTGCTCAATATGACACTTGACCACGCAACATTACAGGGATTTATTGATCATAATCCAGCACGTCTACTCAAGCCTGCAATGTTTGGAGCCTCAATGGGTAAACCACGCGAGAGGTGGTTGCCGCGGGACGAGTTGCAGATATTATGGAAAGCACTGGGCGAAGCTGGAAGTGGTGGTGGTGCTATTGCCTCTGGAGGACAAGGCATAGCATCCAGCGTTATCCTATCCCAGTCCATTGCCAATGCATTACGCCTCATTATTTTCACAGGTGTACGTCGTTCAGAAGCTGTAAATATGCGCTGGGAGCAAATCAATGGCGATCACTGGACAATACCTGAAACCAAAAATGGTAAAAGTCATATTGTCACCCTCCACCCTCTCGCTCTAACCCTACTGAAAACACAGCGCATCATTTCAACGGGGAGTTGGGTATTTGAATCTCTCAGCAAACCGGGGTTCCCCGTCACTGGTGATGCCATAACTCGTGCTCTTGAACGATTGAGAACAAAATATATGGCAGAAATGACCCCATTTTCTCCACACGATCTGCGCCGAACAGTTGCTACAGGTTGTGCGGAATATCTGGATGCGCCAGAGCGGTTAATCGAGTTACTTCTAAATCATATCCCTAAAGACCGCTTGATCAGAACCTATCAAGTCGGCCAACAAGCAGAGAAATTGCGGAAGTTGTTTCTAAGATGGGGTGATTTCATTGAGCATGAAATCATTCAGCCCAATCATGATGTCCCTGATAACATCGTCGCGGTTAGTTTTAGTAGGAAATAG
- a CDS encoding integrase — translation MTEKIIFFKEKMELDAEINMKDFINFCKFELRPNESGIDWNSSHWLNIFTFTKCNFKGRSSGRIRKEDEFDEGFIDFAKSYVIYHYFNNGGKINKLTFKGALKSLENKLIKINKNTNVIYLNITILNECIEYLKHNYSESVAYQCGNELQRIVVFLNKKGLLKTVFLSWVNPLRPPETDNVISKKADLNRLRKLPSEQAISAIGEIFSLPDDDLSDKDMFITSVFALLMCAPSRISEVLALPADCEISESDRDGKMRYGLRFYSLKKFNGNIKWIPDIMVPVAKKAISRLLKLSKNARDLSRLMEENNRTFPNNYPAPKNFPWYDKDKNIKYSNALCVLNKYQLSKNKTLNSVIFKPTSEIFSNYLGDDRNRSRQNIFQIYGYVSKKDVPLFLRTHQARHLLNTIAQRGGLGELDIAKWSGRATVTQNRVYNHISEEQMLQKAKSLNINGEVLTSGVLDETDMNLPSTLKDISVLNHGAIHITEFGYCAHDYMISPCDKFRDCIHCDEQLCVKGDSDKLSRMKEVYSATEALHSKALSSMNEEELGADKWFLHQDKTLKTLKGIITIMEDDNVKDGSVIKLNNNGFSHLNRVIVNNKVIKHNIRKYK, via the coding sequence ATGACAGAAAAAATTATTTTTTTTAAAGAAAAAATGGAGCTTGATGCAGAAATTAACATGAAGGATTTTATTAATTTTTGCAAATTTGAACTCAGGCCGAATGAGTCAGGAATAGACTGGAATTCTAGTCACTGGTTAAATATATTCACTTTTACCAAATGTAATTTCAAAGGTCGGTCATCAGGGAGAATAAGAAAAGAGGATGAGTTTGATGAGGGTTTTATCGACTTTGCTAAAAGTTATGTTATTTACCATTATTTTAATAATGGTGGTAAAATTAATAAGCTGACCTTTAAAGGTGCTTTGAAATCACTGGAAAATAAACTTATTAAGATAAATAAAAACACTAATGTTATTTATCTTAATATTACGATTTTAAATGAGTGTATTGAGTATCTCAAGCATAACTATTCGGAAAGCGTAGCTTATCAATGTGGGAATGAGTTACAAAGGATAGTGGTTTTTTTGAACAAGAAAGGGCTTTTGAAAACAGTTTTTTTGTCCTGGGTTAATCCACTAAGACCTCCTGAAACTGATAATGTTATTTCAAAAAAAGCAGATTTAAATCGTTTGAGAAAACTACCAAGTGAACAAGCGATTAGTGCTATAGGAGAAATATTTTCTCTACCAGACGATGATCTTTCTGATAAAGATATGTTCATTACATCAGTTTTTGCGTTGCTTATGTGTGCTCCAAGCAGAATTTCAGAGGTGTTAGCTCTCCCTGCCGACTGTGAGATAAGTGAATCAGACCGTGATGGAAAAATGCGGTATGGACTTCGTTTTTATTCGTTGAAAAAATTTAATGGAAATATAAAGTGGATCCCTGACATCATGGTTCCTGTCGCTAAAAAGGCCATTAGCAGATTGCTGAAGCTTTCAAAAAATGCCAGAGACTTATCCCGTTTAATGGAAGAGAATAACAGAACATTCCCTAATAACTATCCCGCTCCCAAAAATTTCCCCTGGTATGATAAAGATAAAAATATAAAGTATAGCAATGCACTTTGTGTCTTGAATAAATACCAATTAAGCAAAAATAAAACGTTGAACAGTGTTATTTTTAAACCCACATCAGAAATATTTTCCAATTATTTGGGTGATGACAGAAATAGATCAAGACAGAATATCTTTCAAATATATGGTTATGTCAGCAAGAAAGATGTCCCACTTTTTCTCAGAACACACCAGGCAAGACATCTTCTGAATACTATTGCTCAACGTGGTGGTCTTGGCGAACTTGATATTGCTAAATGGTCGGGAAGAGCAACGGTGACACAGAACAGAGTTTATAACCATATCAGTGAAGAGCAAATGTTACAGAAAGCAAAGAGCTTAAATATTAATGGAGAGGTTTTAACTTCTGGAGTATTAGATGAGACCGATATGAATCTACCGTCTACTTTAAAAGATATTAGTGTATTAAATCATGGTGCTATTCATATCACAGAATTTGGTTACTGCGCTCATGATTACATGATATCTCCATGTGACAAATTCAGAGATTGTATTCATTGTGATGAGCAACTTTGTGTTAAAGGTGATAGTGATAAACTATCCAGAATGAAGGAAGTTTATTCTGCAACGGAAGCTCTTCATTCAAAAGCATTGAGTTCAATGAATGAAGAGGAATTAGGGGCTGATAAATGGTTTCTTCATCAGGATAAGACATTAAAAACTCTTAAAGGGATTATAACTATAATGGAAGATGATAATGTAAAAGATGGTTCAGTAATAAAATTAAATAACAATGGATTTTCGCATTTAAATAGGGTGATTGTTAATAATAAAGTAATAAAACATAACATAAGAAAATATAAATAA
- a CDS encoding relaxase/mobilization nuclease domain-containing protein, with product MKGMQKIRRGKGFAGVVLYALKPGSHHQCTPYVIGGNMLGDIAGDLIAEFNTTKTLRPDVVKPVWHNSLRLPKSEALTDAQWSEIADDYMSRMGFSETHLRCYVLHDDTEGQHIHIIASRIDLTNGSLYLGKNENLISTRIIQQLEHDYSLTRTKGSETKASPASPFPPSLSRKSMTQKPMGAIPKPKKLSRNEAMMEKYKGEPSPKSVIQEALEELLAGKPSTTEFVTQLVARNITVVPNIASTGKMNGFSFEYQGIAFKASQLGKCYSWSALQNRLDYQPERDNAFLFELKMPSVSKASVSEALDMTTATDTPEIIKEDVNSPAETLTLNKDAGQGEYAITYSTTLHNEAIASNKEAQVKEAGADAKETHTTEAAKEAGADAKEAHSTEAAKEAGADAKEAHSTEATKEAHHRKPLSVIQTGLRWLETIPYLNIIIGMLKKLKIPTLKRPDKHNTITGVKMIEITATPKTTIQTPQKSHSSSFQM from the coding sequence ATGAAGGGAATGCAAAAAATCCGCAGGGGTAAGGGTTTCGCTGGTGTTGTTCTCTACGCATTAAAGCCAGGCTCTCATCATCAATGCACACCTTATGTCATTGGTGGGAACATGCTGGGGGATATAGCCGGAGATCTGATCGCTGAATTCAATACCACCAAAACGCTTCGTCCGGATGTGGTCAAACCCGTCTGGCATAATTCACTTCGATTACCGAAAAGCGAAGCGCTGACAGATGCTCAGTGGTCAGAGATTGCTGATGATTACATGTCCCGAATGGGCTTCTCTGAAACGCATCTGAGATGCTATGTGTTGCATGACGATACTGAAGGCCAGCACATCCACATTATTGCCAGTCGTATCGATCTCACCAATGGAAGCCTTTACTTGGGCAAAAATGAAAACCTCATCAGCACCCGTATTATTCAGCAGCTTGAACACGACTATTCACTGACAAGAACCAAAGGATCGGAAACTAAAGCATCCCCAGCTTCGCCCTTCCCTCCTTCGCTATCCAGAAAATCCATGACACAAAAGCCTATGGGCGCAATACCAAAGCCTAAAAAGCTGTCACGTAACGAAGCGATGATGGAGAAGTATAAAGGAGAGCCATCGCCCAAATCGGTCATCCAGGAAGCCCTGGAAGAATTGCTTGCCGGTAAACCATCAACGACTGAATTTGTGACACAGCTTGTGGCACGAAACATAACGGTAGTCCCGAATATCGCTTCTACCGGAAAGATGAATGGGTTTTCATTCGAATACCAGGGGATTGCCTTCAAAGCTTCGCAGTTAGGTAAGTGTTATTCCTGGTCTGCCTTACAAAACAGGCTCGACTACCAACCGGAACGCGACAATGCTTTCCTGTTTGAACTGAAAATGCCCTCAGTCAGTAAGGCATCGGTTAGCGAAGCTCTTGATATGACAACTGCTACAGATACCCCTGAAATCATCAAAGAAGACGTTAATAGCCCCGCCGAAACGCTTACTCTCAACAAAGACGCCGGTCAGGGCGAATACGCTATCACTTATTCTACAACGCTTCACAATGAAGCTATTGCAAGTAACAAAGAAGCACAAGTAAAAGAAGCTGGTGCAGATGCTAAAGAAACGCATACAACCGAAGCGGCAAAAGAAGCTGGTGCAGATGCTAAAGAAGCACATTCAACCGAAGCGGCAAAAGAAGCTGGTGCAGATGCTAAAGAAGCACATTCAACCGAAGCGACAAAAGAAGCTCACCACAGAAAGCCCCTCTCTGTGATTCAGACCGGCTTACGATGGTTAGAAACCATTCCCTATCTCAACATCATCATTGGCATGTTGAAAAAACTCAAAATACCGACACTCAAACGCCCAGACAAACACAACACCATCACTGGCGTGAAGATGATAGAAATTACGGCAACACCAAAAACCACCATCCAAACTCCGCAAAAATCACACTCATCATCATTCCAAATGTAG
- a CDS encoding nucleotidyl transferase AbiEii/AbiGii toxin family protein, which translates to MDKNSPYYRQVVLLMRALPLVATERCFALKGGTAINLFVRDFPRLSVDIDLAYISLESRDEALPNVRAALNRIAEILQQRVDISAVLQTNNPDEMRIVVSSHEAQIKIEVSPVARGTLYPPEDRDVVDSVEDEFGFATIQVVSLADLYGGKLCAAMDRQHPRDFYDVKMLLETQGIDRHIFNGFITYLLGHPRPFSEVLNPRWKDISELYAHEFNGMTFDAVSVEELNAIPKLMVNALKAQFTQRDYDFLMSFKSGQPDWSLAPEDQIQHLPAVKWKLQNIGRMQKEKHIQALVKLEEVLAGWLR; encoded by the coding sequence ATGGATAAAAACTCACCGTATTACCGGCAGGTTGTATTATTGATGCGAGCACTGCCGCTTGTAGCAACAGAGCGCTGCTTTGCATTAAAAGGCGGAACGGCGATTAACTTGTTTGTTCGTGATTTTCCCCGCTTATCGGTTGATATCGATTTGGCTTACATCTCGCTTGAAAGCAGGGATGAGGCATTGCCAAATGTCCGTGCTGCGTTGAACCGTATTGCCGAAATACTGCAACAACGGGTCGATATTTCGGCGGTGCTGCAAACGAATAACCCTGATGAAATGCGCATTGTGGTTTCTTCTCACGAGGCACAGATTAAGATTGAGGTATCGCCTGTTGCGCGAGGTACGCTGTATCCTCCTGAGGATCGTGACGTTGTTGACTCGGTAGAGGACGAATTTGGTTTTGCTACCATTCAGGTTGTCTCCCTTGCCGACCTTTATGGTGGTAAGCTTTGTGCCGCCATGGACAGGCAACATCCCCGGGATTTTTATGACGTCAAAATGCTACTCGAAACGCAGGGTATTGATCGCCACATCTTCAATGGCTTCATTACTTATCTACTGGGACACCCACGCCCATTTTCAGAGGTACTAAATCCCCGCTGGAAAGATATTTCTGAGCTATATGCACATGAATTTAATGGAATGACATTCGATGCGGTCTCTGTGGAAGAACTTAATGCTATACCCAAATTAATGGTTAATGCTCTCAAAGCACAATTCACGCAGCGGGACTATGATTTTTTGATGTCTTTCAAAAGTGGTCAACCAGATTGGAGTCTTGCTCCCGAAGACCAGATTCAGCATTTACCTGCGGTGAAATGGAAGTTGCAAAATATCGGTCGAATGCAAAAAGAAAAGCATATTCAGGCGCTAGTGAAGCTTGAAGAGGTGCTTGCCGGATGGTTGAGGTAG
- a CDS encoding site-specific integrase has product MNMKNIFLKVENKELYQAKTDGYCFSLSDDKWELSRGNTIDIKSTMSLLNDETKDGYIKTMAYMACEYSPSFVKLLNRTFCIFINKTGKEYVDKAGVMRFKVAPGLGVNDLSYIRVLFNKWYSLGYYGISEEVHEIINSWTIPGNKKGEVVKRRDPEQGPLTDNELQGFNEAAMRAYEKNLISLPQLTMSLLVSYTGRRPLQISQMKLEDIISSESEDGEKSYVINIPRIKQGYGFRKEFRSFRVKSEIYNLLCEQANLSVGIISEAIGRDLTKSEINSTPLFVSEDKIGEYIQAGNISGIFVSDKTHESVSMFTNTVKNIVKIENVISERTGRKLNINSRRFRYTLGTRVAREGYGEIMIGELLDHSTLTYTGIYVQYNADHVRKIDNAVSDEMAKYSGIFQGKIDVKDNHQDPSQNIRDFDGEKTGSCQQNSSCWANVPIPCYTCMHFRPLLNAPHQKIYDQLRAERVRIANITGDDRITEVLDRTIYAVAEVIRQCEKINNEKSGEVGV; this is encoded by the coding sequence ATGAATATGAAAAACATATTTTTGAAAGTTGAAAACAAGGAGCTTTATCAAGCTAAAACGGATGGGTATTGCTTCTCTTTGAGTGATGACAAGTGGGAACTGAGCAGGGGTAACACTATAGATATTAAAAGTACAATGAGCTTATTGAATGATGAAACAAAGGATGGGTATATAAAAACAATGGCTTACATGGCTTGTGAATACAGTCCATCTTTTGTGAAGTTATTAAACAGAACATTTTGTATTTTTATTAATAAGACAGGGAAGGAATATGTCGATAAAGCGGGTGTAATGAGATTTAAAGTTGCTCCTGGTTTAGGTGTTAATGATTTGTCCTACATTAGGGTTTTGTTTAATAAGTGGTATTCGCTTGGTTACTATGGGATAAGTGAAGAAGTTCATGAAATCATTAATAGCTGGACTATACCTGGTAATAAAAAAGGTGAAGTGGTCAAAAGGAGAGATCCTGAACAAGGCCCATTGACGGATAATGAATTGCAGGGGTTTAATGAAGCGGCGATGAGAGCCTATGAAAAAAATCTTATATCATTGCCCCAGCTAACGATGTCACTTTTAGTCAGCTATACAGGCCGAAGACCATTACAAATATCTCAAATGAAACTAGAAGATATTATAAGCTCGGAATCTGAGGATGGTGAAAAGAGTTATGTTATAAATATACCAAGAATAAAGCAAGGATATGGTTTTAGAAAAGAATTTAGATCGTTCAGAGTAAAGAGTGAAATATATAATCTTCTTTGTGAACAGGCAAATTTATCTGTCGGAATAATATCTGAAGCTATAGGGCGAGATTTAACAAAAAGTGAGATTAATTCGACTCCACTCTTCGTATCTGAAGATAAAATCGGGGAGTATATTCAAGCTGGAAATATTAGTGGCATTTTTGTTTCAGATAAAACGCATGAGAGCGTTTCGATGTTTACTAATACAGTAAAAAATATAGTGAAAATAGAGAATGTTATTTCTGAAAGAACGGGGCGGAAATTGAATATTAATTCAAGAAGGTTTCGTTATACCCTTGGGACAAGAGTTGCCAGAGAGGGGTATGGTGAAATTATGATTGGAGAATTGCTTGACCACTCAACATTAACCTATACGGGGATATATGTTCAATATAATGCTGATCACGTTAGGAAAATAGACAATGCAGTATCAGATGAAATGGCTAAATACTCAGGGATATTTCAGGGGAAGATAGACGTTAAGGATAATCATCAAGATCCATCCCAAAATATAAGAGATTTTGATGGTGAAAAAACGGGTAGTTGCCAGCAGAATTCTTCCTGCTGGGCAAATGTTCCTATTCCCTGTTATACGTGTATGCACTTCAGACCGTTATTAAATGCACCACACCAGAAAATCTATGATCAATTGAGAGCAGAAAGAGTACGTATTGCAAACATAACAGGTGATGATCGGATAACAGAAGTGTTGGATCGAACTATTTATGCCGTAGCAGAGGTTATCCGACAGTGTGAAAAAATTAACAATGAAAAATCAGGAGAGGTAGGAGTATGA
- a CDS encoding tyrosine-type recombinase/integrase, whose amino-acid sequence MSNIVTNIFIMSNGERYCTVIDKRTGIPLFYPSLYITTNLRCKSDSISTIELHAGGIALFYRFMDEKKIDIESRISSGMFLNNAEIDGLRDYIERKVRKSKVVGYDNSQQLVSSGTKHLRLTAIARYLEWLSNLILKDAKHNGVKVDVFIRNIKARRPRVRYRNKGLGANKSLDQKQLDILFEVIRVGSDFNPFKSNVQVRNRLIILMLYHLGVRAGELLNIKISDINFSNHTISIRRRADEKSDPRKKQPLVKTLERTIPLSDVVMKEIHNYILKERRGHKLMKEEGYLFITHKSGAIRGLPLSMQAYHKIINVVRKLCPDLYNLTGHKLRHTWNYRFSKKMDEMDLINEEQQEQIRSYLMGWKMGSGTARVYNQRFIEKKAGEIAIKLQN is encoded by the coding sequence ATGAGTAATATAGTAACAAATATATTTATAATGAGTAATGGGGAAAGGTATTGCACAGTCATTGATAAAAGAACCGGAATACCTTTGTTTTATCCATCTTTGTATATTACAACAAATCTGAGATGTAAAAGTGATTCAATTTCAACAATTGAACTTCATGCTGGTGGCATTGCTTTGTTTTATCGTTTTATGGATGAAAAGAAGATTGATATTGAAAGTAGAATAAGTTCAGGAATGTTTCTTAATAACGCTGAAATAGATGGTTTGAGAGATTATATTGAAAGGAAGGTAAGGAAGTCAAAAGTTGTAGGATATGATAACAGTCAGCAATTGGTCTCAAGTGGAACAAAACATCTAAGATTAACGGCTATAGCACGCTATCTGGAGTGGCTAAGTAATTTAATTTTGAAAGATGCAAAACACAATGGGGTAAAAGTTGATGTTTTTATCAGAAATATAAAAGCAAGACGCCCAAGGGTACGATATAGAAATAAAGGTTTGGGGGCCAATAAATCTCTTGACCAAAAACAACTCGATATACTTTTTGAGGTTATAAGAGTTGGTTCTGATTTTAATCCTTTTAAATCTAATGTTCAGGTAAGAAACAGATTAATTATTTTGATGCTTTATCATCTTGGTGTCAGAGCGGGAGAGCTACTTAATATTAAAATATCAGACATTAATTTTAGTAACCATACTATCTCAATACGAAGACGGGCTGATGAAAAGTCGGATCCAAGAAAAAAACAGCCATTAGTAAAAACTCTGGAAAGAACAATTCCTTTATCAGATGTAGTAATGAAAGAAATACATAATTATATTTTAAAAGAGAGAAGAGGGCATAAGTTAATGAAAGAGGAAGGCTATCTTTTTATTACTCATAAGTCAGGTGCTATAAGGGGATTACCGTTATCGATGCAGGCGTATCATAAAATCATCAATGTGGTCAGGAAACTGTGTCCCGATTTATATAATTTAACAGGGCATAAGCTCAGGCATACCTGGAATTACCGGTTTTCAAAAAAGATGGATGAAATGGATTTAATTAATGAAGAGCAGCAAGAGCAGATACGCTCTTATCTGATGGGATGGAAAATGGGATCAGGGACAGCAAGGGTTTATAATCAAAGATTTATTGAGAAAAAAGCGGGCGAGATAGCGATTAAATTACAAAATTAA
- a CDS encoding DUF4755 domain-containing protein — translation MSIFAMKRFWIAVSLPALIALLMGKSGFVLTGIIWLPVSVGLLIWAYFTNRRDKKALAVLQPQRKKISPPAKVSGFMKFINFFKMKRLWIALALPMFLSHFGTTEDLISIGFFWIPICAILFFTALGSYILKLSNQATVDNFNDDNDGCYSHTLLNSSMKLDSNKRLIFLKDGNNEKTYSFDDLKEWKYNISHGIEIEDAGLSITAKNINNVRMAKNRNETGFFISVRDIQNPEWHIRFFPKEGSFKSQIGFNDLRKQMNQWMEVFDQIVNEN, via the coding sequence ATGAGCATTTTTGCTATGAAACGCTTTTGGATTGCAGTATCGCTCCCCGCACTTATCGCATTATTGATGGGAAAAAGTGGATTTGTCTTAACAGGGATTATCTGGCTTCCTGTCAGTGTTGGTCTCCTCATTTGGGCGTATTTCACGAATCGACGCGACAAAAAAGCGTTAGCCGTGCTTCAGCCTCAAAGAAAGAAAATCTCTCCACCTGCAAAAGTCAGTGGCTTCATGAAATTTATTAATTTTTTCAAAATGAAGCGTCTTTGGATCGCCCTTGCTCTGCCAATGTTTCTTTCACACTTTGGCACGACTGAAGATCTAATCTCTATCGGATTTTTTTGGATCCCAATCTGCGCTATTTTATTTTTCACTGCATTAGGCTCTTACATTCTTAAATTAAGTAATCAAGCCACTGTCGATAATTTTAACGATGATAATGATGGTTGTTATAGTCATACACTTCTTAATTCCTCAATGAAGCTCGATAGCAACAAAAGGCTCATTTTCCTTAAAGATGGAAATAATGAAAAAACCTATTCCTTTGATGATCTTAAAGAATGGAAATATAACATCAGCCATGGGATTGAAATTGAAGATGCAGGTTTAAGCATTACTGCTAAAAATATTAATAATGTTCGCATGGCAAAAAACCGAAATGAGACAGGATTTTTTATTAGTGTAAGAGATATTCAAAATCCAGAATGGCACATCAGGTTTTTCCCTAAGGAAGGCTCTTTTAAATCTCAGATTGGGTTCAATGACCTACGTAAACAAATGAACCAATGGATGGAAGTGTTCGATCAGATTGTCAATGAGAATTAA